In the genome of Deltaproteobacteria bacterium, one region contains:
- a CDS encoding galactokinase, with protein sequence MSTAMRELLKSGAVKASAPCRIDMGGTLDLSTFFLPLRFVRPCTFNIALALRTTVVLEPWEKERIRISSRGFEDAEFYAGQAPFNHPLGFMFAVANYFGAAGVRITIDSSSPPRSALGGSSAAAVALVAAFGAALRRAGRGGSITRRRAALLAHALESSVAGVPCGLQDHLAAAYGGVNAWYWPENIGAPDFRRVSVKPPGKAEKLKDHILVAYCGVPHTSADINGEWVRQFIAGTDRNKWVQVAECTHGFVEALSTGDYKEAAACMNREVALRTAMTPEVLDGVGRQLVEGAVNAGCGSRFTGAGGGGCVWALGDVEDIDRLRQIWEKALSTRADARLLDAAVDRTGMKVTSSSRAGLRGA encoded by the coding sequence ATGTCCACGGCCATGAGAGAGCTATTGAAATCGGGAGCGGTGAAGGCGTCGGCTCCCTGCAGGATCGACATGGGGGGCACCCTCGATCTGAGCACCTTTTTTCTGCCCTTGAGATTTGTTCGCCCCTGCACTTTTAATATCGCCCTGGCTTTGAGAACCACCGTTGTCCTTGAACCCTGGGAGAAGGAGAGAATCAGAATCAGCTCCAGGGGCTTCGAAGACGCCGAGTTTTATGCGGGGCAAGCGCCTTTCAACCATCCCCTCGGTTTCATGTTTGCCGTGGCCAATTATTTCGGTGCGGCGGGCGTTCGCATCACCATCGATTCATCTTCACCTCCCAGGAGCGCCCTGGGGGGATCTTCGGCGGCGGCGGTCGCTCTGGTGGCGGCCTTCGGAGCGGCGTTGCGGCGGGCAGGCAGGGGCGGATCGATTACCAGAAGAAGGGCGGCCCTGCTGGCACACGCCCTCGAGTCGAGCGTCGCCGGTGTGCCCTGCGGCCTCCAGGACCATCTTGCAGCTGCTTATGGGGGGGTGAACGCCTGGTACTGGCCTGAAAACATCGGTGCTCCCGATTTCAGGCGGGTTTCCGTCAAGCCGCCCGGCAAAGCCGAAAAACTCAAAGACCATATCCTGGTGGCCTACTGCGGCGTCCCCCACACATCGGCGGATATCAACGGTGAGTGGGTCAGGCAGTTCATAGCGGGAACGGATCGCAACAAGTGGGTTCAGGTGGCCGAGTGCACCCATGGGTTCGTCGAAGCGCTGTCAACCGGAGATTATAAAGAGGCCGCCGCGTGCATGAACAGGGAGGTCGCGCTTCGTACGGCGATGACGCCGGAGGTCTTGGATGGCGTCGGCCGACAACTGGTGGAGGGGGCTGTAAATGCCGGGTGCGGCTCCCGCTTTACGGGTGCCGGCGGGGGAGGGTGCGTGTGGGCTCTGGGTGATGTTGAAGATATTGACAGGCTGAGGCAGATATGGGAAAAAGCTCTTTCAACCAGAGCGGATGCCCGGTTGCTGGACGCCGCCGTTGACCGCACCGGGATGAAGGTCACCTCATCGTCGAGGGCCGGTCTCAGAGGTGCTTGA
- the mgtE gene encoding magnesium transporter: MQGDRNKILLDSIKRLLRRNALYNLQKIVDKTHAADLSRVFDSLTLQDQKKLFQMIRETEQKGVLFSEMEEDTFLEFVEDLELEEFVSILESMPNDDVADIIGRLPEEKSDEILKLMQKEDSEKVEGLLRYGDDTAGGIMVPDFIALEEHNTAKEAIESLQKEHQDVEMPFYLYVVNDYGNLVGVISLRQLVVVPPQTPLKAFMTTDVFAVKTDMDQEEVARIVARYDILAVPVVDETNKLVGIVTVDDVIDIFRREATEDILKMAGVGEEYVETKSIFKSTRIRFPWLFASCVGGIIAFYVIDGFESSLKQLAYLAAFIPVVMGMGGNIGTQSSTIVVRGLATGRINVREIWSVVLKELAIGVILGLTYGMFIGIVAQLVFGTMALAVSVCCAILSSMAVAALVGSLVPMAFAKADIDPAVATGPFVTTSIDVISVSLYFSIATTLLGV, from the coding sequence ATGCAGGGCGATCGCAATAAAATTTTGCTCGACAGCATTAAACGGCTGCTTCGACGCAATGCGCTGTACAATCTTCAGAAGATCGTTGACAAAACGCACGCCGCAGACCTTTCCAGGGTATTCGACTCCCTGACGCTTCAAGACCAGAAAAAACTGTTTCAGATGATAAGGGAAACCGAGCAAAAGGGGGTGCTCTTCAGCGAGATGGAGGAGGACACCTTCCTTGAGTTTGTGGAAGATCTGGAATTGGAGGAATTTGTTTCCATCCTGGAAAGCATGCCCAATGACGATGTTGCCGACATCATCGGCCGGTTGCCGGAGGAAAAATCCGATGAAATCCTCAAGTTGATGCAAAAGGAGGATTCGGAAAAAGTCGAGGGGCTGCTGCGGTACGGCGATGACACCGCCGGCGGCATCATGGTTCCGGACTTCATCGCATTGGAGGAGCATAATACCGCCAAGGAAGCCATTGAATCGCTGCAAAAAGAGCATCAGGACGTGGAGATGCCTTTCTATTTGTACGTAGTGAACGACTATGGCAACCTGGTGGGTGTCATTTCTTTGAGGCAATTGGTCGTCGTCCCTCCTCAAACCCCTTTGAAAGCGTTTATGACTACGGATGTGTTCGCCGTCAAAACCGACATGGATCAGGAAGAGGTGGCCCGAATCGTAGCCCGCTATGACATTTTGGCCGTACCGGTGGTGGATGAAACCAATAAGCTCGTCGGGATTGTCACCGTCGACGACGTCATCGACATCTTCAGGCGTGAAGCCACCGAAGATATATTGAAAATGGCCGGTGTGGGTGAGGAATACGTCGAGACCAAGTCTATTTTCAAGAGTACCCGCATCCGTTTCCCCTGGCTGTTTGCCAGTTGCGTCGGCGGCATCATCGCTTTTTACGTCATCGACGGCTTCGAGTCCAGCCTGAAACAGTTGGCATATCTCGCCGCTTTTATTCCGGTGGTTATGGGCATGGGCGGCAATATCGGAACGCAGTCATCGACCATCGTGGTTCGCGGTCTGGCCACCGGCCGGATCAATGTCAGGGAAATCTGGTCGGTCGTGTTGAAGGAGCTTGCCATCGGTGTCATATTGGGGTTGACCTACGGCATGTTTATCGGGATCGTGGCCCAACTGGTCTTCGGCACCATGGCACTGGCTGTTTCCGTGTGTTGCGCGATATTGTCCTCAATGGCCGTAGCCGCTCTTGTCGGATCGCTGGTGCCCATGGCTTTTGCCAAGGCCGATATCGATCCGGCCGTGGCCACAGGCCCTTTTGTGACGACATCCATCGATGTTATCAGTGTTTCCCTTTATTTTTCGATCGCCACGACCCTGCTGGGGGTGTAA
- a CDS encoding SurA N-terminal domain-containing protein, translating to MDRIHSTAGVLRIGRWFAGCLLLVGLWTAGLALAEEIVDRIVAVVNDDIITYLELQKELKPYEERIKSMGYSEEKERRMLYKVRDELIYRLIDEKLADQEIKKNKITVDDAEIDASIERLKASKMWTDEDLRNALEAEGMTLQEYRRSLKNQILRSRLVGREVSSKIVITTEDVRAYYDSHADEYMGDLSYHLRNIIAAVDANAGGVARAKARAKIDAVMEKLNAGESFEALARQYSESPLAKDGGDLGTIPYADFSPQIQGAIEGLKAGDHTAVMDTERGYQIFYVEDVVMKGGKSFEQASPEIEEKLYNAAVDEKYGEWLEALKKKSHIKIIR from the coding sequence ATGGACCGTATTCATAGCACAGCGGGGGTGCTCCGCATTGGCCGGTGGTTCGCCGGGTGCCTGCTTCTGGTGGGACTGTGGACCGCCGGCCTCGCTTTGGCTGAAGAGATTGTCGACCGTATCGTTGCCGTGGTCAACGACGATATTATCACCTATCTCGAATTGCAGAAAGAGCTGAAACCCTATGAGGAAAGAATCAAATCCATGGGGTATTCGGAGGAAAAAGAACGCCGGATGCTCTATAAGGTGAGGGACGAACTGATTTACCGGCTCATCGACGAGAAGCTGGCAGACCAGGAAATCAAGAAAAACAAGATCACCGTGGATGATGCGGAAATAGACGCATCCATCGAGCGCCTCAAGGCTTCGAAAATGTGGACGGATGAAGACCTGCGCAATGCTTTGGAAGCAGAGGGGATGACCCTGCAGGAATACAGGCGGTCACTGAAGAATCAGATCTTGAGGAGCCGCCTGGTCGGCAGAGAGGTCAGTTCGAAAATTGTCATTACGACCGAGGACGTGCGTGCTTATTACGACAGCCACGCCGATGAATACATGGGCGACCTTTCATATCATCTTCGCAACATCATTGCTGCCGTGGATGCCAACGCCGGAGGAGTCGCCCGTGCAAAAGCACGCGCCAAAATAGATGCGGTCATGGAAAAACTGAACGCCGGTGAATCTTTCGAAGCCCTCGCACGGCAGTATTCGGAGTCCCCCCTGGCCAAGGATGGGGGGGATCTGGGAACGATACCCTATGCGGATTTCTCACCGCAGATCCAGGGGGCGATTGAAGGATTGAAGGCGGGAGATCACACGGCTGTAATGGATACGGAACGGGGATACCAGATATTTTATGTGGAAGACGTGGTCATGAAGGGCGGTAAGAGTTTCGAGCAAGCCTCTCCGGAGATAGAAGAAAAATTGTACAATGCGGCCGTCGACGAGAAATATGGCGAGTGGCTGGAAGCGCTTAAGAAAAAATCTCACATAAAGATCATACGATAG
- a CDS encoding SurA N-terminal domain-containing protein, with translation MGMPWYRLIATLLSAVLLTVGGCSERSTPPRFESLIRVNDRSISVAEFNRRYDAASAESPIQSQADPLVEKELKLRLLNQLTEELILLERAEEMNLEVTDEELQAAVDRIRADYPDGEFKKVLLEQAISYDVWKEQLRTRLLEEKVVREDLEASVVLTPAEMTAAYEALYPSDGAEKEGHLIEPDIDAKVVKLVRRQKAQKAYRTWLENLQNRYEVEVNFAAWEKMNDS, from the coding sequence ATGGGAATGCCTTGGTACCGTTTGATAGCAACGCTGTTGAGCGCTGTTTTGCTGACCGTCGGCGGATGCAGCGAGCGGTCGACCCCGCCGAGGTTCGAATCCCTGATCAGGGTCAACGACCGCTCGATATCGGTGGCCGAATTCAATCGCCGGTACGATGCGGCCTCGGCTGAATCCCCGATACAGTCCCAGGCGGACCCGCTGGTGGAAAAGGAATTGAAGCTGCGCTTGCTTAATCAGCTGACAGAGGAGCTGATTCTGCTCGAAAGGGCCGAGGAGATGAACCTCGAAGTTACCGATGAGGAACTGCAGGCCGCCGTCGACAGAATTAGGGCCGACTATCCGGACGGTGAGTTCAAAAAGGTTCTATTGGAGCAGGCGATTTCCTACGATGTTTGGAAAGAGCAGTTGCGTACGCGTCTGCTCGAGGAAAAAGTGGTGCGTGAAGATCTGGAAGCGTCTGTGGTCCTGACGCCGGCAGAGATGACGGCTGCATATGAGGCGCTTTATCCGTCTGACGGCGCGGAGAAGGAGGGGCATCTGATCGAGCCCGACATCGATGCCAAAGTGGTTAAGCTGGTAAGACGGCAGAAAGCCCAGAAAGCCTATCGAACCTGGCTTGAAAATCTGCAAAACAGGTACGAGGTGGAGGTCAATTTCGCTGCCTGGGAAAAAATGAACGATTCGTGA
- the recO gene encoding DNA repair protein RecO, which produces MTPYTTPAILIRRVDYGDYDLILTFLTRNRGKISLIAKSAKRSKKRFGGLLELFNSLDIVVSRRRGRGLAVIQEASLIQPLFNIAADIRKTAYASYWAELVNLWLEEERQQKDVYDLLAYVLTELDAGTISGEVLSILFQMRFLDMSGLCPNLSNCCTCRIEIDAAPHNRMNVDLSKGGVVCERCAPYGRESHFLSKGTIKQLQWIGNGDLHKAARIRFSDQALKEGLHFLESFVPYHLGKEPRSLKFLRRIRL; this is translated from the coding sequence ATGACACCATATACTACCCCCGCCATATTGATTCGCCGTGTGGACTATGGAGATTATGATCTCATCCTCACTTTCCTGACCAGGAACCGGGGGAAGATATCCCTTATCGCCAAGTCGGCCAAACGCAGCAAAAAACGGTTCGGGGGGCTGTTGGAACTGTTCAATTCGTTGGACATCGTGGTCAGCCGAAGACGGGGCAGGGGGCTTGCCGTCATTCAGGAAGCCTCCCTCATACAGCCGCTGTTCAACATCGCAGCCGATATCAGAAAAACCGCCTACGCCAGCTACTGGGCGGAACTGGTCAACTTATGGCTGGAGGAGGAACGGCAACAGAAGGATGTGTACGACCTGCTGGCATACGTTTTGACGGAGCTGGACGCCGGTACGATTTCCGGAGAAGTGCTGAGCATCCTGTTTCAGATGCGTTTTTTGGATATGTCAGGACTTTGCCCAAACCTCAGCAATTGCTGCACTTGCCGGATAGAGATAGATGCCGCCCCGCACAACCGGATGAATGTCGACTTGTCAAAGGGCGGTGTCGTATGCGAAAGATGTGCTCCCTATGGCAGGGAATCCCACTTTCTTTCGAAGGGGACCATCAAGCAACTCCAGTGGATCGGCAACGGAGATTTGCACAAGGCGGCCAGGATACGCTTTTCTGATCAGGCCCTCAAGGAAGGACTTCATTTTCTCGAATCCTTCGTACCCTACCACCTGGGAAAGGAACCCCGCAGCCTGAAGTTTCTCAGGCGGATACGTTTGTAA